A genomic stretch from Edaphobacter aggregans includes:
- a CDS encoding CHAT domain-containing protein, whose protein sequence is MIEAEIARLSAQSSTVTTDGYEISLNVATENLLPHWSNSPEARAKISQTAALGLSHHDRWLFDWIAANHSPISLEADYHLAAAVAYGEAGEAESSLTEARRAIELYTRANEHPGLLRAQFAEIYAFQRLGRAKECLQSIAIVKPKAALNNYAWLQSQLFVELGDCEGHIGKFEATQEDLERALALSKVFDLPLIRLRALSAEASFLDLRGMTTSAWRLDSIGLLLCRQLGCPPLRRYEFMYNMVMTAERLELPFVAGDIMRTGAHLAALFQDATEHAYALETLGTVIGQAGEYTESTQAFTQALAIARAGKQGPMSPLYQADWQIDRAEILSRQGAPKAALRLLEQNGPILLASDYQPARLHYLTQLASVDRSLGHTNEALTNSWMAVREAEHSLGSLHTTTEREQWSQQNKKAYAELVRCYLQLGEDTEALRAWERFRSAPYISTSTANLMRSSSKSTSPNTMVLVLARIDDSYIGWIAVAHPLRVVRTISLGEGPRLQQMATIFIRLCSDPNSNLNDVKVVGSHLYSSLLQPLGIPLNIPNHLWIDVDPSLGAIPFSALLLPSGDWLGSYSQISVLPAWWVLHPATSFEEPTFTFNTHMVVASGFGAHESLQSPVGSSEAAEIARFFPGATLIDGPSANTQVVLQSMKSGDIFHFSGHATSESGTQLLLGSSDGERPNTLTAGSIESIHLRHCKVAVLAACNTNAANSDQIENSSDLRNAFLIAGANSVVASNWDVDDKSTHILMMAFYNQLVIGVTPAQSLQTAQQSLRNGSTWQHPYYWASFEIFTN, encoded by the coding sequence GTGATCGAAGCGGAGATCGCCCGTCTTTCCGCGCAATCCTCCACAGTGACTACCGACGGTTACGAGATCTCACTCAACGTGGCCACGGAAAACCTTCTGCCTCATTGGAGCAATTCCCCCGAAGCCCGAGCCAAGATCTCACAGACCGCCGCTCTCGGCCTCAGCCACCACGACCGTTGGCTATTCGACTGGATCGCCGCCAACCATTCCCCTATTAGTTTAGAAGCGGACTATCATCTCGCCGCGGCAGTTGCCTATGGTGAAGCCGGGGAAGCCGAATCATCTCTTACTGAAGCCCGCCGCGCAATTGAACTTTACACAAGAGCCAACGAACATCCCGGGCTCCTCCGAGCCCAATTTGCCGAAATCTATGCCTTCCAACGGCTTGGGCGGGCGAAAGAATGCCTTCAAAGCATCGCAATCGTTAAGCCGAAAGCAGCTCTCAACAACTATGCATGGCTTCAATCGCAACTCTTCGTGGAACTAGGGGACTGTGAGGGACACATAGGCAAGTTTGAAGCAACTCAAGAGGATCTAGAACGCGCTCTTGCACTCAGTAAAGTCTTCGATCTACCTCTAATACGCTTGCGAGCTCTTAGCGCGGAGGCTTCGTTTCTTGACCTCCGCGGAATGACAACCTCTGCTTGGAGGCTTGATTCAATTGGACTACTACTATGCAGACAACTCGGATGTCCTCCCCTCCGGAGGTATGAGTTTATGTACAACATGGTTATGACTGCGGAGCGCCTTGAGTTGCCATTCGTCGCTGGGGATATCATGCGAACTGGAGCCCATCTCGCAGCGTTATTTCAAGACGCAACTGAGCATGCCTACGCATTGGAAACTCTGGGAACCGTTATTGGACAAGCTGGCGAGTACACGGAATCGACTCAAGCATTCACTCAGGCCCTCGCTATCGCTCGCGCTGGTAAACAAGGACCGATGTCCCCCCTTTATCAAGCCGACTGGCAAATAGATCGAGCTGAGATTCTCTCGCGCCAAGGAGCCCCCAAGGCAGCTTTGCGCCTACTCGAGCAAAATGGGCCAATTCTTCTCGCAAGTGATTATCAGCCCGCTCGCCTTCACTACCTGACCCAACTGGCGTCCGTAGACCGGTCTCTTGGACACACAAACGAGGCGCTAACCAATAGTTGGATGGCTGTTCGCGAGGCCGAGCACTCTCTGGGCTCACTGCATACGACTACGGAACGTGAACAGTGGTCTCAGCAAAACAAAAAGGCATATGCCGAACTTGTCCGATGCTATCTCCAACTCGGAGAAGACACTGAAGCACTTCGAGCCTGGGAACGCTTTCGAAGCGCACCTTATATTTCAACGTCAACGGCAAACCTAATGAGAAGTTCGTCGAAGTCTACTTCGCCGAACACTATGGTGCTTGTTCTGGCTCGCATTGATGACTCGTATATTGGCTGGATCGCCGTAGCTCATCCTCTCCGTGTTGTGCGAACAATATCACTCGGTGAGGGACCAAGATTACAGCAAATGGCAACGATTTTCATTCGCCTTTGCTCTGATCCTAACTCCAATCTTAATGATGTCAAGGTCGTTGGTTCGCATCTGTATTCTTCTCTCCTCCAGCCATTAGGAATTCCACTAAACATCCCAAATCATCTTTGGATAGACGTAGATCCGAGTCTGGGAGCGATTCCCTTTTCTGCTCTCCTCCTTCCGAGTGGAGATTGGCTAGGTTCGTACTCCCAGATTAGCGTCCTACCAGCATGGTGGGTCCTTCATCCTGCAACCTCGTTTGAGGAACCCACTTTCACGTTTAACACGCACATGGTTGTTGCTAGCGGATTCGGTGCACATGAGTCTCTACAATCCCCGGTTGGCAGCTCAGAAGCGGCGGAGATCGCTCGGTTCTTCCCAGGAGCAACGCTGATAGACGGACCCTCCGCCAACACTCAGGTGGTACTGCAGTCCATGAAGTCTGGCGACATCTTTCACTTTAGTGGTCATGCAACAAGTGAATCTGGTACACAACTTCTCTTGGGCTCATCAGATGGAGAGCGCCCTAACACTCTTACTGCCGGATCGATCGAATCGATCCACCTGCGCCACTGTAAGGTGGCAGTCCTTGCCGCATGCAATACGAACGCAGCAAATTCCGACCAAATTGAAAACTCCTCTGATCTCCGCAACGCGTTCCTTATCGCCGGAGCAAACTCAGTTGTCGCTAGTAACTGGGATGTTGACGACAAGAGCACCCATATTTTGATGATGGCCTTTTACAACCAGCTCGTTATCGGAGTTACCCCCGCTCAATCACTTCAAACCGCACAGCAGTCTTTGCGGAATGGATCAACCTGGCAACATCCCTATTACTGGGCCTCATTCGAGATCTTTACCAACTAA
- a CDS encoding KdsC family phosphatase: MTAEDLAKNIKVLIFDVDGVLTDGQIFVIPGPDGKGIESKGFAAHDGLGITLGRLGGLRIGIITKRNSQTVAIRARDLKLEFVYQGQAHKMNAIRDILAKTGYTIDQLAYVGDDIIDLPVMRQCGLSIATANARQQVKDAAHYITPNPGGQGAGRDAIDFILTAQGTLAQVIEQYLDEDNVAAETADVGVGNM, translated from the coding sequence ATGACTGCAGAAGACCTTGCAAAAAACATCAAAGTCCTCATCTTCGACGTCGATGGCGTCCTTACCGACGGCCAGATCTTCGTCATCCCCGGCCCAGACGGGAAGGGAATCGAGTCCAAAGGCTTCGCCGCCCACGACGGCCTCGGCATCACGCTCGGTCGCCTCGGAGGCCTGCGAATCGGCATCATCACCAAGCGCAACTCGCAGACCGTAGCCATCCGTGCCCGCGACCTCAAGCTCGAGTTCGTTTACCAGGGCCAGGCCCACAAGATGAACGCCATCCGCGACATCCTCGCAAAAACCGGCTACACCATCGACCAGCTCGCCTACGTAGGCGACGACATCATCGACCTCCCCGTCATGCGCCAGTGCGGCCTCTCTATCGCCACCGCCAACGCCCGCCAGCAGGTCAAGGACGCCGCTCACTACATCACCCCAAACCCCGGCGGGCAGGGAGCAGGACGCGACGCCATCGACTTCATCCTTACCGCCCAGGGAACGCTGGCACAAGTCATCGAGCAGTACCTCGACGAAGACAACGTAGCCGCCGAAACCGCCGATGTAGGCGTGGGCAATATGTAG
- a CDS encoding DUF1330 domain-containing protein: MKKGYWVVAYRTVGDEATMKSYVALARAALGPFGGHTLVPPGSAVTAHEAGLKLMTVVVEFESYEIALAAYESEDYKKALAVLASGGVERDLRIAEGV, from the coding sequence ATGAAGAAGGGTTACTGGGTAGTTGCGTACCGGACGGTCGGCGATGAGGCAACAATGAAGAGTTATGTTGCACTGGCGCGAGCGGCGCTGGGTCCGTTTGGCGGGCATACCCTGGTGCCGCCGGGGAGTGCGGTTACGGCTCACGAGGCTGGGTTGAAGCTGATGACAGTGGTGGTAGAGTTCGAGAGCTACGAGATCGCTTTGGCTGCGTATGAGAGTGAGGATTATAAGAAGGCGCTGGCCGTGCTTGCCTCGGGTGGTGTGGAGAGGGATCTTCGGATTGCTGAGGGGGTTTAG
- a CDS encoding LacI family DNA-binding transcriptional regulator, producing MTDTAKPVTLKTLSEHLGLSSATISIVLNNAPGVEAMKLATRERVQEAAARLGYRPNVHARMLGMRSRNSKQVDASQDRGETYRTKIEERMQRLYELEQENAKLKQLVAELRLGNAVRASLE from the coding sequence ATGACGGACACCGCTAAACCCGTAACGCTCAAGACTCTTTCTGAGCATCTTGGCCTGTCGTCGGCGACTATCTCGATCGTGCTTAATAATGCGCCGGGCGTGGAGGCCATGAAGCTGGCCACGAGGGAGCGTGTTCAAGAGGCTGCGGCCAGGCTCGGATACCGTCCCAATGTTCACGCACGGATGCTTGGAATGCGCTCGCGCAACTCCAAGCAAGTCGATGCTTCGCAAGATCGCGGCGAGACTTACCGCACCAAGATCGAGGAGCGGATGCAGAGGCTGTACGAGCTTGAACAGGAGAACGCAAAACTCAAGCAGCTAGTGGCTGAATTGCGTTTGGGCAACGCGGTTCGAGCTTCGCTCGAATAA
- a CDS encoding REP-associated tyrosine transposase, producing the protein MAIPSRTARPGTYFITTATHNRRRLFQVERNAALLLETIDHYRTSYLLHAYVVMPDHLHLLITPTDITLERTMQLIKGGYSHRLASKLPVWQRGFTDHRIRDDADYNVRRNYLHQNPVPPASAKAPNPTHSLQPIQKLRLDEYLSG; encoded by the coding sequence ATGGCGATCCCGAGCCGCACCGCCAGACCCGGCACCTACTTCATCACCACAGCCACTCACAACCGCCGCCGACTCTTTCAGGTCGAGCGCAACGCCGCCCTCCTCCTCGAAACCATCGACCATTACCGCACCAGCTATCTCCTGCACGCCTACGTCGTCATGCCCGACCATCTGCACCTACTCATCACCCCAACCGACATCACTCTCGAGCGAACCATGCAGCTCATCAAGGGCGGCTACTCCCACCGCCTCGCCTCCAAACTCCCCGTCTGGCAGCGAGGCTTTACCGACCACCGCATCCGCGACGACGCCGACTACAACGTCCGCCGCAACTACCTTCATCAAAACCCGGTCCCGCCCGCCTCTGCGAAAGCACCGAATCCTACCCATTCTCTTCAGCCAATCCAAAAGTTGCGGCTCGACGAGTACCTCAGCGGCTGA
- a CDS encoding acyloxyacyl hydrolase — MTTHRFLGSSFILRRSDRRFDCSFGVNYVAILAALCLLAPQTALSQESVVNSSRETTIPAESDVLITKPPPIKQPVESEISVTTMIPDGDYRVFSATVRCKAWTVGVEYDRHSWGHLLKSQVDYVVEVIPIVILSQPAVSDFWGNAKSPNQELVPGFAISPFGFRFLWRNNKAVRPYMTGKLGAAVFAQKAFSPKASYTNFNVQVDAGFLFRMSERVDLRIDPFVFFHVSNGYLAASNPGMDELATRIGISYHLGKRER, encoded by the coding sequence TTGACTACTCATCGATTCCTCGGGTCTTCCTTCATCCTGCGACGGAGTGATCGTCGCTTCGACTGCAGCTTTGGCGTTAATTACGTTGCCATTTTGGCTGCGCTCTGCCTTCTTGCCCCGCAAACTGCGCTATCCCAGGAAAGTGTGGTGAATAGCTCGCGGGAGACAACCATCCCGGCGGAATCGGATGTTTTGATAACGAAGCCGCCCCCTATCAAGCAGCCTGTGGAGAGTGAGATCTCCGTGACGACGATGATTCCGGATGGCGACTATAGAGTATTTAGCGCTACTGTACGTTGCAAAGCCTGGACGGTAGGGGTGGAGTACGACCGTCATAGCTGGGGTCATTTGCTGAAATCCCAGGTCGACTATGTGGTGGAGGTTATTCCTATTGTCATTCTCAGCCAACCCGCCGTCTCCGATTTTTGGGGGAATGCCAAAAGCCCCAACCAGGAGCTGGTGCCTGGGTTTGCGATTTCCCCGTTCGGCTTTCGCTTTCTGTGGCGGAACAATAAGGCCGTCAGGCCCTACATGACCGGCAAGCTAGGGGCAGCAGTCTTTGCCCAAAAAGCGTTTTCGCCAAAAGCGAGCTACACCAACTTCAACGTTCAGGTTGACGCCGGCTTTCTGTTCAGAATGTCGGAACGGGTCGACCTGCGCATAGATCCGTTCGTATTTTTTCATGTTTCGAATGGCTACTTAGCGGCAAGCAATCCGGGAATGGATGAGCTAGCCACGAGAATCGGTATTAGCTACCATCTCGGAAAACGGGAGCGGTAG
- a CDS encoding cold-shock protein yields the protein MATGTVKWFNDAKGFGFITPEDGGEDLFAHYSAINSSGFKSLQEGQRVSFDVTTGPKGKQAANIQPL from the coding sequence ATGGCAACCGGAACTGTGAAATGGTTTAACGACGCAAAAGGCTTTGGCTTCATCACCCCGGAAGACGGTGGCGAGGACCTGTTCGCTCATTACTCAGCAATCAACTCCAGCGGTTTCAAGTCTCTTCAGGAAGGCCAGCGTGTCAGCTTTGATGTCACGACCGGCCCCAAGGGCAAGCAGGCCGCCAACATCCAGCCTCTCTAA
- a CDS encoding RNA polymerase sigma factor, whose protein sequence is MTTNPLAAAEIVKACLESENETPWTTFVQYFQPLIASSVSRVLRRYGHANPSLADDLIQETYLRLCRDNCRVLRDFQAKHDEAIFGYIKVIATSVALDHFRARATHKRRGEVEDDGTNLEGSTASSTIEQSLLLKELDRRLASTENERDRTIFWLYYRQGYTARDIAAVPQFRLTQKGVESCIYRLTQSLRDAVSSKGPGFTKGLPPQNTLGVMK, encoded by the coding sequence ATGACCACGAACCCGCTCGCTGCTGCAGAGATCGTCAAAGCATGCTTGGAGTCCGAGAATGAGACGCCGTGGACGACATTCGTTCAGTATTTCCAGCCTCTGATTGCGTCTAGTGTCTCCCGCGTTCTCCGACGCTACGGTCACGCGAACCCGTCTTTGGCCGATGACCTAATCCAAGAGACCTATCTTCGCCTTTGCAGAGATAATTGCCGAGTCCTCCGGGACTTTCAGGCGAAGCATGACGAAGCCATCTTTGGCTATATCAAGGTCATCGCCACATCAGTTGCGCTAGATCACTTTCGCGCCCGCGCCACTCACAAGCGCCGGGGCGAAGTCGAAGACGACGGCACAAATCTCGAAGGCAGCACAGCTTCTTCCACCATTGAGCAAAGCTTGCTTCTCAAAGAACTCGATCGACGTCTGGCATCCACTGAGAATGAACGCGACCGTACGATTTTCTGGCTCTACTACCGTCAAGGTTATACCGCACGAGACATTGCAGCGGTTCCCCAATTTAGGCTCACGCAAAAGGGTGTCGAAAGCTGTATCTACCGCCTCACACAATCTCTCCGCGATGCTGTCAGCAGTAAAGGTCCGGGTTTTACAAAAGGATTGCCGCCTCAAAATACGTTAGGAGTCATGAAATGA
- a CDS encoding DUF1572 family protein, whose product MALQFTTSYLEDSLSLFRQYKKLAERAMEQVAEEQLFAVLDEEANSIAIIVKHMSGNMRSRWTDLLTADGEKPNRDRDSEFVDPPTTRKALLDVWEDGWTSMFRALEPLSDADLARTVTIRGEAHSVMQAINRQLAHYPHHVGQIVLLAKHFAHGRWQSLSVARNCSADFNRRVAAGELSQR is encoded by the coding sequence ATGGCGTTGCAATTCACCACGTCGTACCTCGAGGATTCTCTGTCGCTGTTTCGGCAATACAAAAAACTTGCCGAACGCGCGATGGAACAGGTTGCGGAAGAACAACTCTTTGCCGTGCTGGATGAGGAAGCAAATTCGATTGCGATCATCGTGAAGCACATGTCGGGGAATATGCGGTCCCGCTGGACCGATTTACTGACAGCAGATGGAGAGAAGCCGAACCGTGATCGTGACAGTGAATTTGTAGATCCGCCCACGACCCGCAAGGCGCTGCTGGACGTGTGGGAGGACGGCTGGACAAGTATGTTCCGGGCACTGGAGCCGCTGTCGGATGCGGACCTCGCGCGGACAGTGACCATCCGAGGTGAAGCGCACTCGGTCATGCAGGCCATCAACCGCCAACTGGCACATTACCCGCATCATGTGGGACAGATCGTCCTGCTGGCGAAGCACTTCGCGCATGGCAGGTGGCAATCGCTGAGTGTTGCGCGGAACTGCTCCGCAGACTTTAATCGAAGAGTCGCGGCGGGAGAGCTTAGCCAGAGATAA
- a CDS encoding NIPSNAP family protein: protein MGLRTLFLMGLYFFGYAAALGQRPVYQLRIYKLHAGNEQHFHKRFSEQCMPIMRRYGFDIVFTSESGEAGHKDFVYLLRWKDRDTQNAAWKRFLADPEWVEIKRVTAARWGDLVDEVQDRSLDLLPYTPKPSQVP from the coding sequence GTGGGTTTGAGGACCTTGTTTCTGATGGGTTTGTATTTCTTCGGTTATGCGGCGGCATTAGGGCAGAGGCCGGTGTATCAGTTGCGGATCTACAAGCTGCATGCCGGAAATGAGCAGCACTTCCACAAACGCTTCAGCGAGCAGTGCATGCCGATTATGCGGCGGTATGGCTTCGACATCGTGTTCACGAGCGAGAGCGGAGAGGCAGGGCATAAGGATTTTGTCTATCTGTTGCGCTGGAAGGATCGCGACACCCAAAACGCGGCATGGAAGAGGTTTCTTGCGGACCCCGAGTGGGTGGAGATCAAGAGGGTGACGGCAGCGAGGTGGGGCGATCTTGTGGATGAGGTTCAGGATCGCTCGCTGGACTTGTTGCCTTATACGCCTAAGCCGTCTCAGGTGCCTTGA